A window of the Helianthus annuus cultivar XRQ/B chromosome 4, HanXRQr2.0-SUNRISE, whole genome shotgun sequence genome harbors these coding sequences:
- the LOC110938056 gene encoding uncharacterized protein LOC110938056 encodes MSVAFETTSNPSDTNRIQLPDFEFSHGMWIYNLPESSRLAAGNPWSSSLPAVKEEEDSAASSSIGNNSDDDSGDGEVQSNGNGDGLLNGFNDLEKVLPIKRGISTFYAGKSKSYGSLADAVSVPTIQDIVKPEDAYSRKRKNMLAHQALFDKGGESDGVAKKLARNGHESADQSALGSMAGRALPPLPCNNRKSSTNELSSSPRMYMSSPWRSLSLSDLQDAGNKGNEVDEH; translated from the exons ATGTCTGTTGCATTCGAAACCACTAGTAACCCTAGCGACACTAATCGGATCCAATTGCCAGACTTTGAGTTTTCTCACGGTATGTGGATCTACAACCTGCCGGAATCTTCTAGATTAGCCGCCGGTAATCCCTGGAGCAGCAGCCTCCCAGCCgttaaagaagaagaagattcCGCCGCTTCTTCCTCCATCGGTAACAACAGTGACGACGATTCCGGTGACGGTGAAGTTCAGAGCAACGGCAACGGTGACGGCTTGCTCAACGGTTTCAATGATTTGGAGAAAGTTCTGCCGATTAA GAGGGGAATATCCACATTCTATGCTGGAAAGTCAAAGTCATATGGAAGCCTAGCAGATGCGGTGTCGGTTCCGACGATTCAAGACATTGTTAAGCCGGAAGACGCGTACAGCCGCAAGCGAAAGAACATGCTGGCTCATCAGGCTTTGTTTGACAAGGGTGGTGAATCGGATGGGGTAGCAAAGAAGCTTGCCAGAAACGGGCATGAGAGCGCTGACCAAAGTGCTCTCGGGTCTATGGCGGGTCGAGCGCTCCCGCCGTTGCCGTGTAACAATAGGAAGTCGTCGACGAATGAATTGTCGTCGTCACCTAGAATGTACATGAGCTCGCCGTGGAGATCCCTGTCGCTCTCGGATTTGCAGGACGCGGGTAACAAAGGGAATGAGGTGGATGAGCATTAG